TCTTTCTCTGCCTCTAGTCCTAACGCTTGATGACTAGCAAGCTTTCTTTCTGAGTACCGTTCGATATTCATATTCGCAAAGAGTTCTAACTCGTTTAGTTCTTCCTGCAATGCTTTCTTTTTATCCAATACCTTCTTACGCTCCTTGTCATTCGTAATGATTTCTACATCGGTAACAAGATTATTCAACGCTTCTTTAATCGCTGGCATCTTAGCTTGAGCCTCTTCCTTTTTTGCTTTCAACTGTGAAACTTCTTGTCTGATTCCCTTAATAATTTCTGCCATTTGGTGTGTTTTCGTCTGCCCTGTAAAATCTAATTCTTTTTCATAGTAGTTTGTCATGTTTATTAATCCCCTTTTTTTTATGTTTTTGTTTTTATTTTTTTCTACTTTACCCTATACATTTGGAAAGTTTCCCTCTCGGAAAGATAATTCTTAGCCAACATTCAATCATTAAGCCATCTCTAGTCTTTCCACATGAAAATCATTGAAGCATGTATATTCTTCTCGGAAACTCTTTTTTAATTTCCCTTCAACTGATACATAGATCTCACATTGTTCATTAATTTTGATTTTTTCATAGAATGGTTTCTCTTTCACGATGGAAACAGTCCTCCAGCCATAATCTTCATCTCTAAATATAAAGCGTGCTACCCTATTCCCACTAAATGTTTTATGAACAAATTTCCCTCTTAATAAAATCAAATTTCTATTCTCCATATCTTTTTCTCCCCCTTTGTTTTTTTGTTAGTTCTCGAAAGTTCTTGAAAAGTTCCCCAATAGTTCTCGAAAATCAGCCACTTTTTACGCTACAAACCCTTATACATCAACTACTTAATTGAAAAGTTCTCGAGTTCCTGAATAAAGCCACTTTTTTTATATATATATATAAATCTAATTAATTAAATCTTTTTCATAAAGAAGTGATGTATTTGGAGAACTCGAGAACTTATGTCTACAAACCCCTATATATCAACGTTCTAAAGTTCTTGAAGGCTCTTTTTTCGAGAACCTTTCGAGAACTACGAGAACTTTTCGAGAACTTCTAACTTACTAATTCGATTCTTGTATTTATGAAGCAAGTGTATGACTTATCTTTTTCGGGTTTTTCTAAACTTTTATTCTTGTCAAATTGATTAGGAAGATATGGCTCTTTGAAGAAGTTTCCAATCTTTGCCTTCTTCTTATCCCAATCTTCATCTAGGATTCTTTCAAAAGCATTTATAAAATTTCTTGAAGTCATATACTTGTATTTGTTCTCATCACAAAAATCTAAATAGTATTGATATAGTAGATAGACTGGTATTCGTGTACTCTCGAAGTGGTCGAAAACAGACACTTTGAAATATCTGACTGGATCATTGTCAATTCGATACTGATTCATAAGTAATTCTGAAGATTTTGGTTCGATAAACTTTTCAAAATCCATATTAATGGCTTTCTGAAGTACATACTCCAGTACGCTTTTTCGTTTTATATAATCATTCTTGATATTCCAGTTATCAGAGTCGCCTTTGAAGGTCTGTTTGAACTGGACAATCAAGAAACGTCTGTATGTTCCTTCTGTTGTATTATGAACTCTAGGAAGTCCATTCGTGGATTGGATAACGGTCATATTAAATTCAGTAGAATAAGCTGGCTTGTTCTTTTGTTCGATTCGTACAGCGTCTCCTGTGATTACACTATTGAAATTACTTGAATCATCAATGTAAACGTGAGCGGGTACATCATCGCCTATGCAACATACCTTTTCTTCTAACATAGGAAGGGCAAAACGTTCTGAAAATTGATTAACTTTTAAAGTAGCTACGTTCTTCTTGCCTACTAAGTTAGTTATCAACGCTTGAAACGTTCCCTTTCCTGTTGAGCCTTCGCCATACAGCCATATTGATTTTTTTCTTGTGAAATTACCATTCATAGAAGCACTCATTACCTGCCATAAAAGAGTGTTTAAATCATCTTCTCCGGTCGATAGGTCTTTGAGCCAATCCTCTACGTTCCAACCGTCATACGCCTCTAATTTAGCATTTTCATTATAGTTAGTAGCTATCTTTGAAGTAAAAACATAATCTGGACTGAATGGCTCTAGTTTCTTTTCTTTTAGATTAAATACGCCATTGTTGACTGGTATCAAGTACCTTGAATTAGTTTTTTCTTTCACGATTGACAAGTTAGTAATTTTATAAATCACATCTTCGGCTTGTCTCTCTGTCAATGTATCTTCAAGGTAGAATACACATCTCTTTATTAATGTTTCATTCTGCGTATAGACACCCTCGAACGGTAAATACAATGCTAAACGTGTACCTTCTTCTAGATTAAATAAACAAAAACGAAGATAACTTTTTAAAATTTTAGCAACCTCCAACTGTTCAAGTCTAGGTTTTATAGTTTGTTCGTTTTTACCCTTCCCTACGGTTTCTTCTCTAGCCTCTCTTTCTCTTATACCTAACTCGGTTAATTTTCCCTCCAAGTCTTTATAAGAAGTCGGTTGCTTTATTTTCTTCTTGCTCGTTTCTTCCTTCTGAGCTTTCTCGTACTGTTCCATTTCTGCTTTCAACTCTGCTGGAATTTCCCTCACTAATCAGCCCCTCCTTTCTGTTGTTCTCTTCTTAATATGCTTTGAAATATTTTATTGACTTCATCGTCATGCAAAGGTGGTCTAACAAAATTTTGATTCACGATATGAATGAACTCATACGTTAAATTAACGTCCATATTTTGAGCCAATGGCGTTCCTATAATGTTTGTTAGCCAATCATTCCTACCGCCTTCTTCTACCCCTTGTATGACCTTTTCTAAGTAGATAGCTGTGTACTTCTTTTCGCCATCGTTACTGCTGTAATTTTGCCCCTGTCTACTGTTTTTATACTTTGGCTGCTCGTTGGTCGTTAGTGCTTTCAGAAGGACTGGAGGCACTTCCTTTATGTCATTGAGTGAGCCAACTTTTAACTCATACATTCCTATTGATCCATCTTTTCGTTGGATTTTACTCTTTGGAGCAACCACAAAGTTTTTAATAATATCGACTGATGGTCTAAACCCTATTTTCTGTTTAATCTCAACTCCTGCTGGAGCTTTAAAAAATACATGGTATCCACCGTTTACAGTTTTAACAACCGTTACATCTTTGGGAAGTGGTTCATAGCCACATAAGTTATCAAATGACTTAATTCCTTGATGGTCTGATTGGTGGTTATCTACATCAACTACAAAGATAGGACTGTCTACAAATGATATTCCTATGTTTGCGTGTTTGTTTTCTGTAAACATTTTAAATATTGTTTCGTGGTCGGTTGTAGCGTCCTTAAATCCTTGCGTATTCTTCAATGGTATTTTTGAAAGTGGAGCTAAAGGAAATACCTTAAATCCATAACTAGCATATTCAAGGGCTTCATTTAGAAGTGATTCCATCTAAACCCCACCTTCTTGCATAAGTTTTAATAGTGTAAAGCTTATTTTTTCTGTTAGGTCATCGGCTTTTTCAATTTGTTCACTTAATAATTTATGTAATGTTTGTATGTGTATAGAATCTCGGTCAAATTCTCTTCTAAAAATCATACTGTATTCTTTTTCTGTTATGTGATAGCGTCTCATTTTCGAGTGATTATCCTCTAAAACAAAAGCCATCATTTTTATATTCTTTTGCACATTTTCCAATTCTTCGATTAAACTTCTAACCTCTATACAATCAATATACGTATGAATCAACATGCGACACCTTCTTTTTCGTTGGTAATTGTCGCTTGTTCTCTTTCGTCATAATCATCAGCCAACTTCTTGAAGCTCTGCACTAGATCATCAAGTATTCTCATTAATTCGTTTTCCATTATAATTTTCTCCTCTATATATCATTTTTTGTGATATAATTAGGTATATGATTTTTCCTAAATATATCTGCGCCTTTGGAAGTTCGAGCTTCCTTAGGCGTTTTTTTGTTGTCGTACATCTGCAATAATCTCTAAAATAAGTTTTGCCATTGATCTAATTACTACGATCGTAATCATGCCTATAACAATCCCACCGTAATATGCTTCTTCTAAACCACTCACATTTCCACCCCCTTATAAATTACATTCGAGATACTTTCTTAAAATCTCCTGTAATCTAAAAGTTTGTTTCGTTTCTTCTATATGTAAATCAATAACTTGTTCAATTTCTGAATGTGAAAAGAATGATTGATTTTTAGAGTTGTATATTTCAAAATAAATACTTGCTTCATTTAGCTTATTTAAGGTTTCTAGCCTTGAATCTTGATATTGGTATGTAATAGATCCAATCATTAATTACACCTCCTTTAATGCGCCCACATTAAATTTTATCTTTGGTGTTGTAGAATCCATTTGGAAACTTCTTCTTTTGAATATAGCTTCAATCCATCTAACGTAATGCTCGGCAACCCTTCTAATTCTAATTTCTTTAGAGTATTTACTGATATACCTAAGTAATTACTCATATGAATCTGTTTTAGAAATGGCTTATCTAGTCCAGCATTTTTTTTTGCCTGTTCGATACTCTCTTTTGTGAGTTCAAAAATGTATCTCTTTAAATCTGCGGTTTGTTCTTCATTTAATGTTACTTGTAAGTTATTCATTCTTACTCCTCCCACGTTTCATTTCTTTGTATTTCTTTGCTTTTTCATTAAAAAAATTTCTCCTATCGTTATATCTGGAAATGCTATTTTTACCATATCTCTAAAAACTATTTTCTCTTTATCAGAAAATGGTGTATATCCTTTCTCTTTTCGATAGTAAGCTTGTCTCGATATTCCAAAAATTTCAGCAATCTCTTTTTGTGTGTAGCCTAAATACTTTCTGTACTTTACTATTCCATTCATTTTTATACCTCCTTTTTCTTAGTATTTCTTTGTGATTAAAGTATACCGTAATGTTTTACAAATTACAAGTATAACTTTGCAATTCTTTGTGTTTTAGGTTAATATTGTATTTAATAAGAATATTTTCATTTAAAAGGAGGTTTTTTTTTGAATAACAGTCCAAAAGAAGTGGGATTAAGAATCCGCAGTATCAGAAAAAAATTAGGATTAAGTATGACAGAATTTGCTAAAAGGATTGATGACAAATCAAAAAGTGGAACTGTAAGTAACTGGGAGACAGGTAAAAACTTACCCAACAATGAACGATTGAAAAAGATTGCTGAATTAGGAGAAATAGAGATAAATGAATTAATTTACGGTTCGTTAGAAAACTATCTAATTAACACTACAAAAAAATATTTCGAACATTCCAAAGATATTGAATTACAAATTGAATCTGCAGAAAAAATTACAAATGAAGTTGTCCAACAATCTATGAAAAACCCTCTTATTAATACATTCTATGAAGATGGAAATCAAAAAATGTTGGATAGTTCAGTTAATGAAGAAATAGGCAAAGCACTCACAAGACATTTTTCCAAATCTGATTTTACAAATAAAGGATTTATTGTTTTTATACAAATGCAATTAGAAAAACTAAAAAATGAAAATAAACCTTATTTAGAAAATGGTGTGAATAGTGAATTATACAAAGAAATTACTGATATAATAGATAACTCCTCAAAAGAAATTAATAAATTAAAAGGTAAATACGATAATAATTAACTCCTATATGCGCCCACATAACAAGGAGAAAATAAAAATGGCAACGATAAAAAAGTACACAAAAAAAGACGGTTCTACTGCTTATATGTTTAATGCTTATTTAGGAGTAGATCCAACAACTGGAAAAAAGAAGTACACAACAAAAAGAGGCTTTCCTACTAGGAAGGAAGCCCAACTCACATTATCACGTTTACAAGTAGAAATAGAAGAACATGGCTTTAAGAAACAATCAGTAAATACTTTTGCTGAAATGTATGAACTATGGTTAGAATCAGTTTATATACATAAGGTAAAAGAATCTACTTTAGTAAAAACAAAAGAGTTATTTCAAAACCATATCTTACCTGCTTTTGGTTCTTATAGAATAGACAAAATTACGATTAAACAATGCCAACGTGTCGTAAATGATTGGAGCAAAACACTTCAAAAATACCGCACTATGAAGAATTACACTTCTAATGTCTTAGACTATGCGGTTACCATAGAAGCGCTTAGAGATAACCCTATGAAGAAAATAAGTGTACCGCGTTTAATGGAGAAAGTTCATGAAGATAAATTTGAAAATTTTTATAGTAAAGAAGAATTACAGCACTTCCTAAAATGTATTCATGATGAACTTTCCTTCAAATGGTACGCCCTCTTTCGCTTATTAGCCTTTACTGGCTTCCGCAAAGGGGAATCTTTAGCATTGGAATGGAAAGATGTAGACTTTAAAAAAAGACTGTGAGCGTGTCTAAGACTCTTACACGTGGGGAAAATAACAAGTTGATTATTCAACCACCAAAAACTAAAGCAGGAGTACGTATTATTTCTATTGATGAACATACGTTAAAAATATTGAAGCAATGGAAAAAACAACAATTAGAAGATTATTTTAAACTCGGCTTTAACACCAATAAAGGAAGCCAATTAATTTTTAGTACATTAGAGAATGAATATATTCAGCAAGCGGTTGTCAATAATGCTATTGTAAAAACAATAGAACGACACGGTTTGAAGAAAATTACTACTCATGGTTTACGCCATACTCATTGTAGTTTATTGTTTGAAGCAGGCGCTCCTATTCAAGTAGTAAAAGAAAGGCTCGGTCATTCTGATATTCAAACCACCATGAATATATACACTCATGTAACAGAAAGAGCCAAAGAAGATACCGCTAAAATGTTTGCTGAATATGTGAATTTTTAGAATTAGATGTTCAATTAGATGTTCACTACAAAAAAAGAAGCCTCAAAACGCTTAGGGAATACCGCCCTTATCACGTTTCAAGACTTATTTTAAAATATACAATGGAGACAATGGGGCTCGAACCCACGACCTTTTGACTGCCAGTCAAACACTCTCCCAACTGAGCTATGCCCCCATGCGTAAGATTCCTATCTGAATCTCTTTAACTATTAAACCACATGGGAGTTTTTTTTGCAAGAGTGTTTGTGAGGCTCTTTCATTCCTTTTTTTACTCTGAATCACTTTGGAATTGGCTATTATATAGTTCATAATAGAAACCATTTTGACTAATTAGATTATCGTGTGTTCCTTGTTCAATAATCTCTCCTTTGTCCATCACGAGAATTAAATCTGCATCTCGAATCGTTGAAAGACGGTGGGCAATCACGAAGCTTGTTCTCCCTTTCATGATTTTCTCCATTGCTTTCTGAATCAGAACCTCCAGACGAGTATCTACAGAACTAGTTGCTTCATCCAAAATAAGAATTTTAGGATCAGCAATAAAAGTTCGTGCAATTGTTAGAAGCTGTTTTTGGCCTAGAGAGATATTAGATGCTTCTTGATTGATTGTAGTCTCATACCCTTCACCTAATGTTTGGATAAAGTGATCCACATTAGCCGCTCTAGCCGCTTCCCTAACTTCTTCATCAGAAGCTTCTAAATTACCAAAACGAATATTTTCTTGAATCGTGTCTTGATACAACCAAGCGTCTTGCAAAACCATTCCAAACTGTGAACGATAATCGGCTCTAGTGAAGTTGCGAATATCATGTCCGTCTAATTTAATAGCACCTGACTCAACATCATAGAATCGCATCAGCAAATTAATCATAGTTGTTTTTCCTGCACCAGTTGGACCAACGATTGCTACCGTTTCTCCACTTTTTACGTGTACGTTAAAGTTTTTGATAAGTGGTTGGTTCTCACTATAGCTAAAACAAACATTTTCAAAAGTAACATCCCCGTGAATCTCTTTTGGTAAAGAAACTGCTTCTTGCTGGACAAGTTCTTCTTCATCTAGAAATTCAAATATTCGTTGAGTAGAGGCAGTTGCTGCTTGAATAACTGCCGATAATTGAGTAATAACCGAGATTGGTTGATTAATTTGCCAAACATATTGAGCTGCAGCTTGCACGTTCCCGAGAGTAATTTTTCCAGCTATCACTTCTAAAATACCAAGAACAGCTACTACAATATACCCTGCATTGGAAACTACTGCGGTTAATGGATTCATCATTCCCGAAATAAAAGCAGCTTTAAAACCACTCTCTCTTAAAGACTCATTGATGCTTTGGAACTCTTCCACGGAATCTTCTTCTTTACCGTATAGTTTAATCACTGAGAAACCTGTTAAACTTTCTTGTACAAAAGCATTCAACAGACCTAAGTATTTTGCTTGTCTTCTAAAATGCGGTTGGGAAATTTGAGATACTTTTCGAGAAATTAAGTACGCGATAGGTATCATAAAAATAGCAATAACAGCTAGTTTCCAACTGATAAAGATCAACATAAATAAAGCAAAAGAGATACCTAGGAATGCATTAATAATTTGAAGGAGAGATTGTTGCAAAGCATTCGATACAGAGTCTACATCATTCGTTACTCTGCTAAGAATATCTCCAAATGGATGACTATCAAAATAGGAGATAGGCACATGATTTAATTTATTGTCTAAATCTCTTCGCAAATCTCGCATTGAATTCTGAACAACGTTTGCCATCAGGATTTGTGAATAGTAAGTTGTAAATTGGAATATAAGAGCTCGGACAAAATAAATAACAAGTATTTTAAATAAATATTCATAATTGATCCCAGCTCCTGGTATGTTTTTCAACATATCTGCAACATTATTACCTAGTTCTGTAATAGCCAAACCAAGCACATACGGTTCAAGAACACTGACGATGCTCATCACAATAGTTAAGAAAAGTGCACTGAAAAATTGTATCTTATACACGTTCAGATACTTCCAAAGTCTGAGTAATTCATTTTTTTCTTTTATAATCTTCATGCTAACTCCTCCTCTCTCATTTGGGAAGAAGCAATGTCATAATAGATTTGACTAGTTTTTAAAAGTTCCTTATGGGTTCCTTCAGCAACCTTTTCTCCTTTATTCATTACAATAATTTTGTCTGCATGAAGGATGGTACTCACTCTTTGCGCAACAATAATTACCGTAGAATTTCCTGTTTCTTTTTTCAGGTGTGTTCGTAGTTTGATATCGGTTTGATAATCTAATGCTGAAAAACTATCATCAAATATATATACATCTGGTTTTCTTACAACAGCACGAGCGATTGAAAGACGCTGCTTTTGTCCACCAGAAAGATTGCTACCACCTTCTGAAAGATGCTCTTCAAATTTTTCTTCTTTTTGCTGAATAAAATCCCTTGCTTGAGAAATATCAGACGCTTTTTCCATTTCTTGAGAAGTAGCATTCCATTTACCATAACGGAGATTCTCCGCAATGGTACCCGTGAAAAGTAAAGAGGTTTGAGGGATGTAACCAATTTTTTTACGGAGTGCTTTTAGATTATAATCTCGTATATCATGTCCATCAATCATAATACGTCCTTTTGTTACATCATAAAAACGAGGAATCAGTTGCATCAGAGTTGATTTCCCACTCCCTGTACTACCAATAAAAGCAACGGTCTGCCCTGGATCAGCAGTAAACGAAATGTTCTCTATAACAGGAGTATCTTTGTTATCTGGATATGAAAAAGTGACATCTTCGAAACGGATATAACCATGTGTCTTTGTTTCTGTAATTCCTTTTTCGTTCGGTAAAATAGAACCTTTAGTTTCAAATACTTCTTTGATACGCGTAGCTGAAACGGCTGCACGAGGGTACATCATAAATACAATGGCAAAGTTCAAAAAAGAATATAGTGCAAAAAAACTGTACTCTATATAAGCAACAAGATTTCCTAGCTCTAATATCCCTGTTTCAATCTGTGAAGCTCCAAACCACATAATGGCAATAATCACTATATTTAATATGAGTGCAAAAAGTGGTTGTGTCCAAGCCATCAGATGGAATAATTTTTTGGATACTTTACTATACTGTTCATTAATTTCACCAAATCGCAGAACTTGAAAATTTTCTCTAACGAAAGCACGAATTACTCGTAGTCCGGAAAGAGACTCTCTGAGATTCATATTAATTTTATCTAAGTTTTGTTGTTGAGCTTCTGATAGAGGCTTAGATATTCTACCAATAACAATTACAGCCAAAATCATAGCTGGGAATGCTGGAATTAGAACACTAGAAAGAGATGGACTCGTTATAAAAATCATATAAAAACTTGCAAAAAGCATGAGAACCGTTGATAAGCCCATTCGTAATATCATCTGGCTAAATTGCATCAGTATAAAAGCGTCATTTGTTACTCGCGTTACTAAGGAAGAAACGCCCAATCGATCATATTCTTCATGTGAAAAACTTTGAATTTTACGATACATATCATTGCGCATATCGGCAGTCATCTTACTGGTAATGTGACTGGTAGAATAAGACACAATGGTTCTACCAACAAATCCTACTACAGCAAACATTGCCA
The Jeotgalibaca sp. MA1X17-3 genome window above contains:
- a CDS encoding ABC transporter ATP-binding protein gives rise to the protein MSLIWSYIVRYKKLLLLNIIGSFGFIFVELGLPTMLARLINGAVAGEGRSMISEIALFMAMFAVVGFVGRTIVSYSTSHITSKMTADMRNDMYRKIQSFSHEEYDRLGVSSLVTRVTNDAFILMQFSQMILRMGLSTVLMLFASFYMIFITSPSLSSVLIPAFPAMILAVIVIGRISKPLSEAQQQNLDKINMNLRESLSGLRVIRAFVRENFQVLRFGEINEQYSKVSKKLFHLMAWTQPLFALILNIVIIAIMWFGASQIETGILELGNLVAYIEYSFFALYSFLNFAIVFMMYPRAAVSATRIKEVFETKGSILPNEKGITETKTHGYIRFEDVTFSYPDNKDTPVIENISFTADPGQTVAFIGSTGSGKSTLMQLIPRFYDVTKGRIMIDGHDIRDYNLKALRKKIGYIPQTSLLFTGTIAENLRYGKWNATSQEMEKASDISQARDFIQQKEEKFEEHLSEGGSNLSGGQKQRLSIARAVVRKPDVYIFDDSFSALDYQTDIKLRTHLKKETGNSTVIIVAQRVSTILHADKIIVMNKGEKVAEGTHKELLKTSQIYYDIASSQMREEELA
- a CDS encoding helix-turn-helix transcriptional regulator, which produces MNGIVKYRKYLGYTQKEIAEIFGISRQAYYRKEKGYTPFSDKEKIVFRDMVKIAFPDITIGEIFLMKKQRNTKK
- a CDS encoding bifunctional DNA primase/polymerase gives rise to the protein MESLLNEALEYASYGFKVFPLAPLSKIPLKNTQGFKDATTDHETIFKMFTENKHANIGISFVDSPIFVVDVDNHQSDHQGIKSFDNLCGYEPLPKDVTVVKTVNGGYHVFFKAPAGVEIKQKIGFRPSVDIIKNFVVAPKSKIQRKDGSIGMYELKVGSLNDIKEVPPVLLKALTTNEQPKYKNSRQGQNYSSNDGEKKYTAIYLEKVIQGVEEGGRNDWLTNIIGTPLAQNMDVNLTYEFIHIVNQNFVRPPLHDDEVNKIFQSILRREQQKGGAD
- a CDS encoding ABC transporter ATP-binding protein, with translation MKEKNELLRLWKYLNVYKIQFFSALFLTIVMSIVSVLEPYVLGLAITELGNNVADMLKNIPGAGINYEYLFKILVIYFVRALIFQFTTYYSQILMANVVQNSMRDLRRDLDNKLNHVPISYFDSHPFGDILSRVTNDVDSVSNALQQSLLQIINAFLGISFALFMLIFISWKLAVIAIFMIPIAYLISRKVSQISQPHFRRQAKYLGLLNAFVQESLTGFSVIKLYGKEEDSVEEFQSINESLRESGFKAAFISGMMNPLTAVVSNAGYIVVAVLGILEVIAGKITLGNVQAAAQYVWQINQPISVITQLSAVIQAATASTQRIFEFLDEEELVQQEAVSLPKEIHGDVTFENVCFSYSENQPLIKNFNVHVKSGETVAIVGPTGAGKTTMINLLMRFYDVESGAIKLDGHDIRNFTRADYRSQFGMVLQDAWLYQDTIQENIRFGNLEASDEEVREAARAANVDHFIQTLGEGYETTINQEASNISLGQKQLLTIARTFIADPKILILDEATSSVDTRLEVLIQKAMEKIMKGRTSFVIAHRLSTIRDADLILVMDKGEIIEQGTHDNLISQNGFYYELYNSQFQSDSE
- a CDS encoding DNA primase family protein translates to MREIPAELKAEMEQYEKAQKEETSKKKIKQPTSYKDLEGKLTELGIREREAREETVGKGKNEQTIKPRLEQLEVAKILKSYLRFCLFNLEEGTRLALYLPFEGVYTQNETLIKRCVFYLEDTLTERQAEDVIYKITNLSIVKEKTNSRYLIPVNNGVFNLKEKKLEPFSPDYVFTSKIATNYNENAKLEAYDGWNVEDWLKDLSTGEDDLNTLLWQVMSASMNGNFTRKKSIWLYGEGSTGKGTFQALITNLVGKKNVATLKVNQFSERFALPMLEEKVCCIGDDVPAHVYIDDSSNFNSVITGDAVRIEQKNKPAYSTEFNMTVIQSTNGLPRVHNTTEGTYRRFLIVQFKQTFKGDSDNWNIKNDYIKRKSVLEYVLQKAINMDFEKFIEPKSSELLMNQYRIDNDPVRYFKVSVFDHFESTRIPVYLLYQYYLDFCDENKYKYMTSRNFINAFERILDEDWDKKKAKIGNFFKEPYLPNQFDKNKSLEKPEKDKSYTCFINTRIELVS
- a CDS encoding site-specific integrase, which translates into the protein MATIKKYTKKDGSTAYMFNAYLGVDPTTGKKKYTTKRGFPTRKEAQLTLSRLQVEIEEHGFKKQSVNTFAEMYELWLESVYIHKVKESTLVKTKELFQNHILPAFGSYRIDKITIKQCQRVVNDWSKTLQKYRTMKNYTSNVLDYAVTIEALRDNPMKKISVPRLMEKVHEDKFENFYSKEELQHFLKCIHDELSFKWYALFRLLAFTGFRKGESLALEWKDVDFKKRL
- a CDS encoding helix-turn-helix domain-containing protein, with amino-acid sequence MNNSPKEVGLRIRSIRKKLGLSMTEFAKRIDDKSKSGTVSNWETGKNLPNNERLKKIAELGEIEINELIYGSLENYLINTTKKYFEHSKDIELQIESAEKITNEVVQQSMKNPLINTFYEDGNQKMLDSSVNEEIGKALTRHFSKSDFTNKGFIVFIQMQLEKLKNENKPYLENGVNSELYKEITDIIDNSSKEINKLKGKYDNN
- a CDS encoding DNA-binding protein — translated: MNNLQVTLNEEQTADLKRYIFELTKESIEQAKKNAGLDKPFLKQIHMSNYLGISVNTLKKLELEGLPSITLDGLKLYSKEEVSKWILQHQR
- a CDS encoding site-specific integrase, giving the protein MIIQPPKTKAGVRIISIDEHTLKILKQWKKQQLEDYFKLGFNTNKGSQLIFSTLENEYIQQAVVNNAIVKTIERHGLKKITTHGLRHTHCSLLFEAGAPIQVVKERLGHSDIQTTMNIYTHVTERAKEDTAKMFAEYVNF